One segment of Lachancea thermotolerans CBS 6340 chromosome E complete sequence DNA contains the following:
- a CDS encoding KLTH0E03366p (conserved hypothetical protein), translating to MSIEFENHVISTEGQLKSRFKYLLECAYLKFFKVTTGDERNPFAFTGDDKVDNMLESLARLKNDAETRRSEIQKLEVERQRNRKNIGQAVCDYSMPIVEENLDASESESSLSAIDDVNKPNRRTIKRKRVLEPPWNLPLLNHIRNSLPDTSLMADQLNLGLTNSIAQAAEDRKRKDRELDTQQERLELDTQQERLELELQRQKMDMKRQEVDLKLQEMKLKSQEAQKLIQLLELAGKSDGVERLCPRLTFLLQEKLDSLFKS from the coding sequence ATGTCAATagagtttgaaaaccatGTTATTTCTACAGAAGGACAACTAAAAAGCAGGTTCAAATACTTGCTGGAATGCGCTTAcctcaaattttttaaagTCACTACAGGAGATGAGAGAAATCCATTCGCGTTTACAGGTGATGACAAAGTGGACAACATGCTTGAAAGCCTTGCGAGGCTAAAAAATGATGCAGAAACGCGGAGGtcagaaattcaaaaactaGAAGTCGAgcgtcaaagaaacagaaagaatATTGGTCAAGCTGTATGTGATTACAGTATGCCTATTGTGGAAGAAAATCTGGACGCCTCTGAGTCTGAAAGTTCTTTATCTGCGATAGATGATGTAAACAAGCCTAATCGCAgaacaatcaaaagaaaacgTGTACTGGAGCCGCCATGGAATCTGCCTCTTTTAAACCATATCAGAAACTCGCTGCCCGACACATCATTGATGGCTGATCAACTCAATCTAGGTCTTACAAATTCGATTgctcaagctgctgaagatAGGAAGAGAAAAGACCGTGAGCTGGATACTCAACAAGAGCGACTGGAGCTGGATACTCAACAAGAGCGACTGGAGCTAGAACTCCAACGCCAAAAGATGGATATGAAACGCCAAGAAGTGGATCTCAAACTCCAAGagatgaagctcaaaagccaagaagcccaGAAGTTGATACAGTTATTGGAATTAGCCGGCAAATCAGATGGGGTGGAGCGGCTTTGTCCCCGTTTAACCTTCCTACTACAGGAAAAGCTGGATTCGTTATTTAAAAGTTAA
- a CDS encoding M20 family metallo-hydrolase (conserved hypothetical protein), translating into MRNQSKCHSLKIKKGRLNQTIIDTGERFGGVERWGNKPHEFGMRRLAGTSADGAMRNWFVRECRSLGCDIKVDQIGNIFAIFRGREKGKPTAIGSHLDTQPQAGKYDGILGVLAGLEVLRTFKENDFVPHYDVCVIVWFNEEGARFTRYCMGSSVWAGTLDLEEAYGMLSVTDVKRESVRDSLLNIGYLGDAPASYLENGIDAHYELHIEQGPVLEDEEKKIGVVTGVQACYWEKFTVFGIGAHAGTTPWRLRKDALNVALRMIIKAEEVARKFGGLFTCGMIDVRPYSANIIPSEASFTLDYRHDFDETLFKMLEEAKASFSQLVESEEMSYKSERLAYTPVVNFNPACVKCVSKSALSLFREIAVKNMQSGAGHDSCQVSTRVPTSMIFVPSKDGLSHNYREHTSPEDVESGLEVLLGAVINHDTLRAERL; encoded by the coding sequence ATGAGAAACCAATCTAAGTGCCATTCtctgaaaataaaaaaaggACGCCTTAATCAAACTATAATTGACACAGGGGAGCGCTTTGGTGGTGTTGAGCGATGGGGAAACAAACCTCACGAATTTGGGATGCGAAGGCTAGCTGGTACTAGCGCGGATGGTGCCATGAGAAATTGGTTTGTAAGAGAATGCCGCTCGTTGGGTTGCGATATTAAAGTTGATCAGATAGGCAATATTTTTGCAATTTTTCGTGGTAGAGAAAAGGGTAAACCTACCGCTATTGGGTCACATTTGGACACACAGCCTCAGGCTGGTAAATACGACGGAATCTTAGGTGTGCTTGCGGGCTTGGAGGTTCTGAGGACCTTCAAGGAAAACGACTTTGTTCCTCATTATGATGTTTGCGTTATCGTTTGGttcaatgaagaaggagctcGCTTTACGCGTTATTGTATGGGTTCCAGCGTATGGGCTGGGACTTTAGACCTAGAAGAAGCTTATGGTATGCTATCCGTTACAGATGTGAAAAGGGAGTCAGTACGTGACTCATTACTCAATATTGGTTACTTAGGTGATGCGCCGGCGTCATATCTCGAAAATGGAATTGATGCTCATTATGAGCTTCACATAGAGCAGGGGCCAGTACTGgaggacgaagaaaaaaaaattggtGTTGTTACTGGAGTCCAAGCCTGTTACTGGGAAAAATTCACTGTCTTTGGGATCGGTGCCCATGCAGGCACTACACCATGGAGATTGAGAAAAGATGCACTTAACGTTGCACTAAGAATGATCATCAAAGCTGAAGAGGTTGCGCGCAAATTCGGAGGGCTTTTTACTTGTGGCATGATCGACGTCAGGCCTTATTCGGCAAATATCATACCTTCTGAGGCATCTTTCACTCTAGATTATAGACATGACTTTGACGAaacacttttcaaaatgttggaagaagcaaaagcgTCCTTTAGTCAGCTTGTGGAGTCCGAGGAGATGTCTTACAAGTCCGAGCGCTTGGCTTACACGCCTGTTGTAAATTTCAATCCTGCATGCGTGAAGTGCGTTTCAAAATCTGCTTTGTCTTTATTCAGGGAGATAGCAGTGAAGAACATGCAATCGGGTGCAGGGCACGATTCTTGCCAGGTTTCTACTCGCGTACCAACTTCAATGATTTTtgttccttcaaaagacgGCCTTTCCCACAATTATCGTGAGCACACTTCGCCTGAGGATGTTGAAAGTGGCTTAGAGGTCCTCTTAGGAGCCGTGATTAATCATGATACATTAAGGGCAGAAAGATTGTAG
- a CDS encoding KLTH0E03278p (conserved hypothetical protein) has product MPSGNPVLDSATRKSLKAPVFNNLYEKRAWMLEHMAGVLRIFGRKGYNEGCAGHVTIVDPVDPTSYWINPVGVHFSMITVRDLVHVNAKGEAIGGSEAPFSLPGFKIHSQMHKARPEISSICHAHTFYARTFSVFGKKLEMMSQDSCLVHNNYALMADYSGVGLDEVEGDKVSKALGDKMAILLQNHGLMTVGKTVDEAGYLLILLENMCKAQLLADAAAGNSAALKHIIPDNVAKSAFDVISGPDSLYAALQPDYELEVYLSKGDFL; this is encoded by the coding sequence ATGCCTTCCGGAAATCCTGTTTTAGACTCTGCGACGCGTAAGAGCTTAAAAGCTCCAGTTTTTAATAACCTATATGAGAAACGCGCCTGGATGCTCGAACATATGGCGGGAGTTCTTCGGATATTTGGACGCAAAGGGTACAATGAAGGATGTGCTGGCCACGTCACTATAGTTGATCCAGTCGACCCAACTTCTTATTGGATCAATCCGGTCGGGGtgcatttttcaatgatAACTGTCCGCGACCTTGTTCATGTCAACGCAAAGGGGGAAGCTATCGGAGGCAGTGAAGCACCCTTCAGCTTACCAGGGTTCAAAATCCATTCTCAGATGCACAAAGCTAGACCTGAAATTTCATCAATCTGCCATGCGCATACCTTTTATGCAAGGACCTTTTCGGTGTTTGGGAAGAAATTGGAGATGATGTCACAAGATAGTTGTCTGGTTCACAACAACTATGCCCTTATGGCTGACTACTCTGGCGTTGGCCTTGATGAGGTTGAGGGCGATaaagtttcaaaagccCTAGGAGATAAAATGGCGATACTCCTACAAAACCACGGCTTGATGACCGTTGGCAAGACAGTCGATGAGGCAGGATATCTGCTCATATTGCTAGAAAACATGTGCaaagctcaacttcttgcaGACGCGGCCGCTGGCAATAGTGCCGCCCTTAAACATATCATTCCAGATAACGTTGCAAAGAGCGCATTTGACGTGATTTCTGGACCTGACAGCTTGTATGCTGCTTTGCAGCCAGATTATGAACTAGAAGTGTACTTATCGAAGGGagattttctttga